The following coding sequences lie in one Synechococcus sp. PCC 7336 genomic window:
- a CDS encoding FAD-dependent thymidylate synthase, with product MDSLFEVVVLNQTPDPERVIYQAMHQDYSSEYITPSSPLPENYGEVVIKRLLEGNRGHYGPLEHPQITFGVGNFPHAVMQQARTHRVGVSFDVQCLAANTEITFVDKLGHTGSKLKKTLGELYELWEQGEIAIRERHIRGRKGEPPGTYRRDCKRRIQKMRLRVLNETTGEFEAGHIKTIMSSGIQPIYRLTLADGKTLNCTVNHRLHTPDGWQRMADAVELEVDANNRVVSFSRFSYLTCNGILVSGNELYRDRHWLRQQIEAGCLEQEFAQGYQPIASVDSWSPKPLAPGRRFVSHPVRVAKVEYLGMQPSYDIEVDGPWHNFIANGVVVHNSFRYTGANVAEVGAQLQQGVQPDRAGLDKLFYLPETIAQGQAKTRQGMKPIAPEAIEIVLEQYRNQAIAYHRLVNECGVPYEDARNVVGYGIRQHFVVSFNCRSLMHFLDLRAKADAQTEIRHLCELMMPHFKAWCPHTAEWYLQNRWGKARLSP from the coding sequence ATGGATTCCTTATTCGAAGTCGTCGTTCTCAACCAAACCCCCGATCCCGAGCGGGTGATTTACCAGGCGATGCACCAAGACTATTCGTCGGAGTATATTACCCCTTCGTCCCCGTTGCCAGAGAATTATGGCGAAGTCGTCATCAAGCGCTTGCTAGAGGGAAATCGAGGCCATTACGGTCCTTTAGAGCACCCACAAATTACATTTGGAGTTGGAAATTTTCCTCATGCGGTTATGCAACAGGCTCGAACTCATAGAGTTGGAGTATCATTTGACGTGCAATGTTTGGCTGCTAACACCGAAATTACATTTGTGGATAAATTAGGTCACACTGGCTCGAAACTGAAGAAGACCCTTGGCGAACTCTACGAACTTTGGGAGCAGGGCGAAATTGCTATTCGGGAAAGGCACATTCGGGGCAGAAAGGGAGAACCTCCCGGTACGTATCGTCGAGATTGTAAGCGTCGTATACAAAAGATGCGCCTGCGAGTTTTGAATGAAACGACAGGTGAATTTGAGGCAGGCCACATCAAAACTATCATGTCTAGTGGCATTCAGCCCATCTACCGGCTGACCTTGGCAGATGGCAAAACACTAAATTGTACCGTTAACCATCGTTTGCATACTCCCGATGGGTGGCAGCGGATGGCGGATGCTGTGGAGTTAGAAGTCGATGCCAACAATCGTGTGGTAAGTTTCAGTCGTTTTTCCTATCTGACCTGCAATGGCATTTTAGTGTCAGGAAATGAGTTATATCGAGATCGCCATTGGTTGCGTCAGCAGATTGAAGCAGGCTGTTTAGAGCAGGAGTTTGCCCAAGGCTATCAGCCAATTGCTTCGGTTGATAGTTGGTCTCCCAAGCCTTTGGCTCCCGGCAGGCGATTCGTGTCTCATCCTGTCCGAGTCGCGAAGGTGGAGTACCTAGGTATGCAACCCAGCTACGATATCGAAGTGGATGGTCCGTGGCACAACTTTATTGCGAATGGGGTTGTGGTTCATAATTCTTTCCGCTATACGGGGGCCAATGTGGCGGAGGTTGGAGCTCAGTTGCAGCAAGGAGTTCAGCCGGATCGGGCAGGGCTAGACAAACTGTTTTACCTGCCGGAGACGATTGCGCAGGGGCAGGCGAAAACGCGGCAGGGGATGAAGCCGATCGCCCCCGAAGCGATCGAGATTGTGTTGGAGCAATATCGCAATCAGGCGATCGCCTATCACCGCTTGGTCAATGAGTGCGGGGTGCCGTATGAGGATGCTCGCAATGTGGTGGGTTACGGCATTCGCCAACATTTTGTGGTGTCGTTTAACTGCCGCAGCCTGATGCACTTTTTAGATTTGCGGGCCAAAGCAGATGCTCAGACGGAAATTCGGCATTTGTGCGAGCTGATGATGCCTCACTTCAAAGCCTGGTGCCCGCATACAGCAGAGTGGTATTTGCAAAATCGCTGGGGGAAAGCGCGACTCTCTCCCTAG
- a CDS encoding universal stress protein produces the protein MFERVLVATDLEDGMYRLALCLKDFHEGGVTQLGFVHAVPFGDRQMGGLPDSHDLDLGKAKDTIERYINPDLAAATISPEVIVQVGPPVEVIQRAVESFNADVLVMAPPSRSLLAEKVFGSNTMKQIQQLKIPVLIVRPQFVASMTIAELQLRCRHLFDYLLVPCDLDRSRQSLLDMLSPMLCQQAKCESVLMMSVIDTASRRYTDRDAEELCQNAERQLRELGAYLAEQVGHPLSVNYSVRKGSPVKEILAAAQDEDVTAIVTSSRNIGKIWELTVPSITGEIIRRSWHSVLFFPPAIAGGDS, from the coding sequence ATGTTTGAACGTGTGTTGGTCGCCACTGACCTTGAGGACGGAATGTACCGTCTTGCCTTGTGTTTGAAAGATTTTCACGAAGGGGGAGTCACACAACTCGGCTTCGTTCACGCCGTGCCCTTTGGCGATCGCCAGATGGGGGGATTGCCAGATTCTCACGACCTAGATTTAGGGAAAGCAAAAGACACGATCGAGCGTTACATCAACCCCGATCTGGCCGCTGCCACGATCTCGCCCGAAGTCATTGTGCAAGTGGGGCCGCCTGTAGAGGTCATTCAGCGCGCTGTTGAAAGCTTCAATGCCGATGTGTTGGTGATGGCTCCCCCCAGCCGCAGCCTGTTGGCGGAGAAGGTATTTGGCAGCAACACGATGAAGCAGATTCAGCAACTCAAAATTCCGGTGCTGATCGTGCGTCCGCAGTTTGTGGCCAGCATGACTATCGCCGAGCTGCAGTTGCGCTGTCGCCACCTGTTCGACTACCTGCTCGTACCCTGCGACCTCGATCGATCGCGCCAGAGCCTGCTAGATATGCTGTCGCCCATGCTCTGCCAACAGGCCAAGTGCGAGTCAGTGCTCATGATGTCGGTGATCGACACCGCCAGCCGCCGCTATACCGATCGCGATGCTGAAGAGCTGTGTCAAAATGCCGAACGCCAGTTACGGGAGCTAGGAGCCTATCTGGCCGAACAGGTGGGCCATCCCCTCTCGGTCAACTACTCTGTGCGCAAGGGGTCTCCTGTAAAAGAGATTTTGGCCGCTGCCCAAGATGAAGATGTCACTGCGATCGTGACCAGTTCCCGCAATATCGGCAAAATTTGGGAGCTGACCGTCCCTAGCATTACGGGCGAAATCATACGCCGCAGTTGGCATTCGGTGCTATTCTTCCCACCCGCGATCGCGGGCGGAGATTCCTGA
- a CDS encoding metallophosphoesterase, whose product MTGRRIRFAQLSDIHIMQPQRCRCQWMPADPVEILQQAIEQVQAIPDLDFVVFTGDLVDEADRLSFEQFGQVVSQLRVPYYFSVGNHDIDEPISETSAADSGVRQQGDLDTFNRADFLNWCRQHFHLEAATTGWADFVVTPLPGLRLMAMDASLGPCPDPQGIVRPPQLAWLQEQLDRYRDELVILAIHQPPLASVLFRNHRMLPDSARQLRAMLKTHRYVAAVLSGHLHTPKVYARRNTAFLTAPPLVGPFCAFRVIDLEAPISSAPDRQWGQLHYRWHPLQLANGKPKLMWRALARGRSPDREGSIPIAFPVNWGDRLCQSSPLTV is encoded by the coding sequence ATGACTGGACGCCGGATTAGATTTGCACAGCTCTCGGATATTCATATCATGCAGCCGCAACGGTGCCGCTGTCAGTGGATGCCCGCCGATCCCGTAGAAATTTTGCAACAAGCGATCGAGCAAGTCCAGGCCATACCCGACCTGGACTTCGTTGTGTTTACGGGAGATTTGGTGGACGAAGCCGATCGCCTCAGTTTCGAACAGTTCGGCCAAGTTGTCAGCCAGTTGCGGGTGCCCTACTACTTCAGCGTCGGCAATCACGATATTGACGAGCCCATCTCGGAGACTTCAGCCGCAGACAGCGGCGTTCGGCAGCAGGGCGATCTCGATACCTTCAATCGCGCCGATTTCCTGAACTGGTGTCGGCAACATTTCCACTTAGAGGCCGCGACCACTGGCTGGGCAGATTTTGTCGTCACCCCTCTCCCCGGCTTGCGATTGATGGCGATGGATGCCAGTCTGGGGCCTTGTCCCGACCCCCAAGGCATTGTTCGCCCCCCTCAGTTGGCCTGGTTGCAGGAACAACTGGATCGATATCGCGACGAGCTCGTCATTCTGGCCATCCATCAACCCCCTCTAGCCTCCGTCCTGTTTCGCAACCACCGCATGCTGCCAGACAGTGCCCGCCAGCTCCGCGCCATGCTCAAAACCCACCGCTATGTGGCTGCCGTCCTCAGCGGTCACCTGCACACTCCCAAGGTTTACGCTCGACGCAACACTGCTTTCCTCACCGCCCCCCCTTTGGTCGGTCCATTTTGTGCCTTCCGCGTCATCGACCTAGAGGCACCGATCTCCTCCGCCCCCGATCGCCAGTGGGGCCAATTGCATTACCGCTGGCATCCCCTGCAGCTTGCCAATGGCAAACCTAAGCTGATGTGGCGGGCGCTCGCTAGAGGGCGCTCGCCCGATCGCGAGGGTTCCATACCCATTGCCTTTCCCGTCAATTGGGGCGATCGCCTCTGCCAATCCTCCCCTTTAACGGTGTAG
- the queA gene encoding tRNA preQ1(34) S-adenosylmethionine ribosyltransferase-isomerase QueA, whose protein sequence is MPCPSCPPQPEDFRTESYDYELPQAAIAQVPVEPRDRSRLLVVTAAEHHHQHFTHLPEWLQSGDLLVLNNTKVIPARLLGRKQTGGKVEALLLERQSEDTWLALVKPGRRIPVGCQLEFAAGLRAEAIAKHPETGGRSLQFSWPAEESFWSALDRAGTIPFPPYVKDRFASDEQYQTVYATQPGAVAAPTAGLHFTPELLQRLGDRGIATTTVTLHVGLGTFRPVEVGNILEHAMHGEWIDVPAAAVEKIRQTQAGGGRAIAVGTTVARSLETAAQSGQLQPFTGKSHLFIYPGYEWKVLDGLITNFHLPQSTLLMMVSAMLGRSRLLDLYVEALKYDYRFYSFGDGMLLLPSN, encoded by the coding sequence ATGCCCTGCCCCAGTTGCCCCCCCCAGCCCGAAGACTTTCGCACCGAGTCGTATGATTACGAGCTCCCGCAAGCGGCGATCGCCCAAGTCCCGGTCGAGCCCCGCGATCGCTCCCGCCTGCTCGTCGTCACTGCTGCAGAACACCACCACCAACACTTCACTCATCTACCCGAGTGGCTGCAGTCGGGGGATCTACTCGTGCTCAACAACACCAAAGTCATTCCCGCCCGCCTGCTGGGGCGCAAGCAAACGGGGGGCAAAGTGGAAGCGCTGCTGCTCGAACGGCAGTCTGAAGACACTTGGCTGGCGCTGGTGAAACCGGGGCGACGCATTCCGGTGGGCTGTCAACTGGAGTTTGCGGCAGGATTGCGGGCGGAGGCGATCGCCAAACACCCCGAAACTGGCGGACGCTCGCTTCAATTCAGTTGGCCTGCCGAAGAGTCTTTCTGGAGCGCTCTCGATCGGGCCGGAACAATTCCCTTCCCCCCCTATGTCAAAGATCGCTTTGCCAGTGACGAACAGTACCAAACGGTCTACGCCACTCAACCGGGAGCCGTCGCTGCCCCTACGGCTGGCCTGCACTTTACCCCCGAATTACTCCAGCGGCTGGGCGATCGCGGGATTGCTACCACCACCGTTACCCTCCACGTCGGTTTGGGCACCTTCCGCCCTGTGGAAGTGGGCAATATTCTCGAACATGCCATGCATGGGGAATGGATTGACGTTCCGGCAGCAGCGGTGGAGAAAATTCGCCAGACACAGGCGGGGGGAGGACGCGCGATCGCAGTGGGAACCACCGTAGCGCGATCGCTCGAAACTGCGGCTCAATCGGGTCAATTACAGCCTTTTACTGGCAAAAGCCACCTGTTTATCTATCCCGGCTACGAATGGAAAGTCCTGGATGGATTAATCACTAATTTTCACTTGCCCCAATCGACGTTATTGATGATGGTCAGCGCCATGTTGGGGCGATCGCGCCTGCTCGATCTCTACGTAGAAGCGCTGAAATATGACTATCGCTTCTATTCCTTTGGCGATGGCATGCTACTGTTACCGTCGAACTGA
- a CDS encoding sulfite exporter TauE/SafE family protein: protein MAVLAILLLVGGGICSGIIAGILGIGGGVLLVPLLVSAGLTPVEAVATSSLAILMTAISGSLQNWRIGALDLRKVIALALPALVTAQIGAELADKIPPHLLLIGFALLLLVNVYLIALKKQAISQALNREITTSQENDTTSQESGTISQDKSDTPVVARDAGQTKNLALGRLATGGTAGLLAGLFGVGGGVIMVPLQILLLGEAIKPAIRTSLGAIVLTAISASFAHARLGNVVWLAGVAVGLGGLMGAQLGTRFLPKLPDEIVSLAFRALMAILAVYTFWKAWQVFQAG, encoded by the coding sequence ATGGCGGTACTCGCAATCTTGCTCTTGGTGGGGGGCGGCATCTGTTCGGGCATCATCGCAGGCATACTCGGCATTGGCGGCGGCGTTTTATTAGTGCCTTTGTTAGTCAGCGCCGGACTCACTCCCGTCGAAGCGGTTGCCACCAGCAGTCTCGCCATTTTGATGACCGCCATATCGGGAAGTCTCCAAAACTGGCGTATTGGAGCCCTCGATCTCAGAAAAGTGATTGCGCTGGCTCTGCCGGCTTTGGTCACGGCTCAAATCGGTGCCGAGCTTGCCGATAAGATTCCACCCCATCTCCTCTTGATTGGATTTGCTTTACTGCTGCTGGTCAATGTCTATTTAATTGCGTTGAAAAAACAGGCGATCTCCCAAGCCCTCAATCGAGAAATTACCACCAGTCAGGAGAACGACACCACGAGTCAGGAGAGCGGCACCATCAGTCAGGATAAGAGCGACACCCCAGTCGTCGCTCGCGATGCTGGCCAAACCAAAAACCTAGCACTCGGTCGCTTGGCGACAGGCGGAACGGCAGGACTGTTGGCGGGTCTCTTTGGCGTCGGGGGGGGCGTCATTATGGTGCCGCTGCAAATTTTGTTATTGGGAGAAGCCATCAAGCCAGCCATTCGCACCAGTTTGGGCGCGATTGTTTTAACCGCCATTTCAGCCAGTTTTGCCCACGCCAGACTAGGCAATGTGGTCTGGTTGGCCGGTGTTGCCGTTGGGCTGGGGGGGTTAATGGGGGCGCAATTGGGCACCCGCTTTTTACCGAAACTGCCCGATGAAATCGTCAGCTTGGCCTTCCGCGCCCTCATGGCTATTCTCGCGGTCTACACATTCTGGAAAGCTTGGCAGGTCTTCCAGGCTGGGTGA
- the cobW gene encoding cobalamin biosynthesis protein CobW encodes MHKIPVTVVTGFLGAGKTTLIRHLLQNNRGRRIAVLVNEFGEVGIDGELLRSCQICDETDEPDRNILELSNGCLCCTVQEEFLPTMQQLMQRRDRLDCIVIETSGLALPKPLVKAFRWPEICTQATVDGVVTVVDCEALANGQVVGALEALEAQRRADESIEHETPIEELFEDQLACADMVLLAKGDRVDASSQRRVIQWLEGQIKSGVKVIPCQQGEISPEILLGFNASVEDNLGSRPSHHDDEEEHDHDDDIQSFCLALDRVFDPAELVARLEALVKQQEIYRIKGFVDIPGKAMRLAIQGVGQRFDSFYDRPWRATDRRQTQLVFIGRNLDRERIAASVS; translated from the coding sequence GTGCATAAAATCCCCGTAACCGTTGTCACCGGCTTTTTAGGAGCTGGTAAAACCACCCTGATTCGCCACCTCCTGCAAAACAATCGCGGTCGCCGCATTGCCGTTTTGGTCAACGAATTCGGCGAAGTGGGCATTGATGGCGAGCTCTTGCGCTCCTGCCAGATTTGCGATGAAACGGACGAGCCCGATCGCAACATTTTGGAATTGTCCAACGGCTGCCTCTGCTGCACCGTCCAAGAGGAATTCTTACCCACTATGCAGCAACTGATGCAGCGGCGCGATCGGCTCGACTGCATTGTGATTGAAACCTCTGGACTCGCTCTCCCCAAACCGTTAGTCAAAGCCTTTCGCTGGCCCGAAATCTGCACCCAAGCCACCGTTGACGGCGTCGTGACCGTGGTGGATTGCGAAGCCCTCGCCAACGGGCAGGTGGTGGGCGCACTGGAGGCTCTGGAGGCGCAGCGACGGGCAGACGAGAGTATCGAGCACGAGACCCCGATTGAAGAGCTATTTGAAGATCAGTTGGCCTGTGCGGATATGGTGCTGCTGGCCAAGGGCGATCGCGTCGACGCCTCCAGCCAGCGCAGGGTAATACAGTGGCTGGAGGGGCAGATTAAATCTGGAGTCAAGGTTATCCCTTGCCAGCAGGGGGAAATTAGCCCCGAGATTCTGTTGGGCTTCAACGCCTCAGTGGAAGACAATCTGGGCAGCCGCCCCAGCCACCACGACGACGAGGAAGAGCACGACCACGACGACGATATTCAGTCGTTCTGCCTCGCCTTAGATCGAGTTTTTGACCCAGCAGAGTTAGTCGCTCGGCTGGAAGCGCTGGTAAAGCAGCAGGAGATTTACCGCATCAAGGGGTTTGTAGACATACCGGGGAAGGCAATGCGTTTGGCAATTCAGGGGGTGGGGCAGCGCTTTGATTCCTTTTACGATCGCCCCTGGAGAGCGACCGATCGCCGTCAAACTCAATTGGTATTTATCGGTCGAAACCTCGATCGAGAACGCATTGCAGCGTCAGTCAGTTAG
- a CDS encoding DNA cytosine methyltransferase — protein MAVMRPVGVDLFAGAGGMTLGFEQAGFDVLAAVELDPIHCAVHEFNFPFWRIFCRSAAEITGAEIRQKSAIGDRDITVVFGGPPCQGCSTMGKRALDDPRNDLMRQFIRLVGELQPNYCVMENVRGLTLGKHRQLLDELVETLGENGYAAQFELLNAAHFGVPQDRQRLFLIGCRQGQNLPSHPSPIVRPAKPLHRVSENSDLPRGPTVAEAIADLPEIEQFEELFARDWVEVTGSSPKSEYAQQLRGDRRGDRDFSYRRRYNPNLLTCSTRTRHTPLTIERFRETKPGFTEPISRFFKLDARGLCNTLRAGTPSSRGAFTSPRPVHYQFPRCITVREAARLHSYPDWFRFHSTKWHGFRQIGNSVPPLLARAVAAEILRASGISRVPPKPLLPLGNVELLTFKMTRAARHYQVSHHTIAPRQKVVVPSRV, from the coding sequence ATGGCAGTAATGCGACCGGTGGGGGTGGATCTGTTTGCTGGAGCGGGCGGCATGACGTTGGGCTTCGAGCAGGCAGGGTTTGACGTGCTCGCTGCTGTCGAGCTAGATCCGATTCATTGTGCCGTCCACGAATTTAACTTTCCGTTTTGGCGCATTTTCTGTCGCAGTGCAGCTGAGATTACGGGGGCGGAAATACGGCAGAAGTCGGCGATTGGCGATCGCGACATTACCGTTGTGTTTGGCGGTCCCCCCTGCCAGGGGTGTTCCACGATGGGCAAGCGGGCTTTAGACGATCCGCGCAATGACTTGATGCGTCAATTTATTCGCTTAGTGGGGGAATTGCAGCCCAATTATTGTGTGATGGAGAATGTGCGCGGTCTGACGCTGGGCAAGCATCGCCAACTGCTAGACGAACTGGTAGAGACGTTGGGCGAAAACGGCTATGCTGCCCAGTTCGAGTTGCTCAATGCCGCCCACTTTGGCGTCCCGCAGGATCGCCAGAGATTATTTCTGATTGGCTGTCGCCAAGGGCAGAATCTTCCCTCCCATCCCAGCCCGATCGTCCGTCCGGCCAAGCCTTTGCATCGCGTCAGCGAGAATTCCGATTTGCCTAGAGGCCCGACAGTGGCCGAGGCCATTGCCGATTTACCCGAGATCGAGCAGTTTGAGGAGTTGTTCGCTCGCGACTGGGTGGAGGTGACGGGCTCTTCCCCCAAAAGTGAGTACGCGCAGCAGTTGCGGGGCGATCGCAGGGGCGATCGCGACTTTTCCTATCGCCGCCGTTACAACCCCAATCTGCTCACCTGCAGCACCCGCACCCGCCATACCCCCCTGACGATCGAGCGGTTCCGCGAGACCAAACCGGGGTTTACCGAACCCATCAGCCGCTTTTTCAAACTGGATGCCCGCGGCTTGTGCAACACTCTCCGGGCCGGTACCCCCAGCAGTCGTGGAGCATTTACCTCCCCCCGCCCCGTCCACTACCAGTTTCCCCGCTGCATCACGGTCCGCGAAGCCGCTCGCCTGCATTCTTATCCCGACTGGTTCCGCTTCCACAGCACGAAGTGGCACGGCTTTCGTCAAATTGGCAACTCGGTCCCCCCACTGCTCGCCCGAGCCGTTGCTGCCGAGATCTTGCGGGCCTCTGGCATATCCCGCGTCCCACCCAAACCGCTTCTCCCTTTAGGCAATGTCGAGCTATTGACGTTCAAAATGACCCGAGCTGCCCGCCACTATCAGGTGAGCCACCACACCATCGCCCCCCGCCAAAAAGTTGTTGTGCCGTCGAGAGTCTGA
- a CDS encoding Uma2 family endonuclease produces MVRVQSKLLTLEEFLKRPETKPASEYIDGKIIQKPMPQGKHSRIQGELLATINSLVKLQKIACAFPELRCTFGDRSTVPDISVFAWDRIPCDENGEIANAFPLAPDWTIEILSPSQSHTKVTKNILHCLKYGTQMGWSIDPDEKAVFVYRSKQETEVFDRPDMLLPAPSFMSVFNLTIDDLFSWLLL; encoded by the coding sequence ATGGTACGCGTCCAATCTAAACTGCTGACATTGGAGGAGTTTCTAAAACGACCGGAAACGAAGCCTGCGAGTGAATATATTGATGGAAAAATCATTCAGAAGCCAATGCCTCAAGGAAAACATAGCCGTATTCAAGGAGAGCTTTTAGCGACTATCAATAGTTTGGTCAAGCTTCAAAAAATTGCTTGTGCATTCCCTGAATTACGTTGCACTTTTGGCGATCGATCGACTGTCCCCGATATTTCAGTTTTCGCTTGGGATCGAATTCCCTGTGATGAGAATGGAGAAATTGCTAATGCATTCCCCCTTGCTCCAGATTGGACGATTGAAATTTTATCCCCTAGCCAAAGTCATACAAAAGTAACGAAAAATATTCTTCATTGTCTCAAATATGGAACTCAGATGGGTTGGTCGATCGACCCAGACGAAAAGGCGGTGTTTGTTTATCGCTCCAAGCAAGAAACTGAGGTCTTCGATCGGCCAGACATGCTGCTTCCCGCACCATCTTTCATGAGTGTATTCAATCTTACGATTGACGATTTATTTTCCTGGTTATTACTGTAA
- a CDS encoding type II toxin-antitoxin system death-on-curing family toxin has translation MTEPRWLTADIVIALHNASIGQFGGSVGIRDRGLLESAIARPLNLYAYQSPDIFTLAAAYGYGITQNHAFIDGNKRTGLAAMAVFLGLNGYQFEQPGPQTVLVMEGLADGRVQEAELAEWLRNNSEKRRSLDSSTE, from the coding sequence GTGACAGAGCCGCGATGGTTGACTGCTGACATTGTTATTGCTCTCCACAACGCCTCCATCGGCCAATTTGGCGGTTCGGTGGGAATTCGAGATCGCGGACTATTAGAATCTGCGATCGCTAGACCCCTAAATCTCTATGCGTATCAATCCCCCGATATCTTTACACTAGCCGCTGCCTATGGATATGGAATTACGCAAAATCATGCTTTCATTGACGGCAATAAACGTACGGGATTAGCTGCAATGGCAGTATTCCTAGGACTCAATGGATATCAATTCGAGCAGCCAGGTCCTCAAACCGTTCTCGTCATGGAGGGTCTCGCCGATGGCCGCGTGCAGGAAGCAGAGCTCGCGGAATGGCTGAGAAACAATAGTGAAAAACGGCGATCGCTCGATTCATCAACCGAGTAA
- a CDS encoding AbrB/MazE/SpoVT family DNA-binding domain-containing protein produces MPNPNTSTTRVRKSGNSASVTLPKNVLEQAGIQLGDSVTIVAEAGRLIIEPIDPVFAEAMQLYREFSSTHRNVMRELAK; encoded by the coding sequence ATGCCAAACCCCAATACCTCAACCACCAGAGTGCGCAAATCGGGCAACTCCGCCTCAGTCACCCTCCCCAAAAATGTCCTCGAACAAGCTGGCATTCAGTTAGGCGACTCCGTCACCATTGTGGCCGAAGCGGGTCGCCTCATCATCGAACCCATCGATCCCGTTTTCGCAGAAGCGATGCAACTCTATCGGGAGTTCAGTAGTACCCACCGCAACGTCATGCGGGAACTGGCTAAGTGA
- a CDS encoding methyltransferase domain-containing protein produces the protein MSDFHGDRTALNQRIGRFYDRSSALWEEVWGEHMHHGYYEPEQPRPNRRQAQIDLLDRLIDWSQLSTVDRLLDVGCGIGGSSLYLAERFGAQATGITLSPVQAGRAQERAVQAQLADRTSFQVADALAMPFADGSFDLVWSLESGEHMPDKQRFLSECCRVLAPGGQLIVATWCHREGALTAAEQQHLAQIYDVYCLPYVVSLGEYEAIARSFPLDSLRSADWSAEVAPFWDLVMDSAKDLRVLLKVLTAGWSTVRATLALRLMSQGYARGLIKFGLLTGTKAIAGD, from the coding sequence ATGTCTGACTTTCACGGCGATCGCACTGCCCTCAACCAGCGGATCGGACGGTTCTACGATCGCTCCTCCGCTCTGTGGGAGGAAGTGTGGGGGGAACACATGCACCACGGCTATTACGAACCGGAGCAGCCGCGCCCCAATCGCCGTCAAGCTCAGATTGACTTGCTCGATCGCCTGATTGACTGGTCCCAACTCTCGACGGTCGATCGCTTGTTGGATGTGGGCTGCGGTATTGGCGGCAGTAGCTTGTATCTAGCCGAGCGATTTGGGGCGCAAGCGACGGGGATTACCCTCAGTCCGGTGCAGGCTGGGCGAGCGCAGGAGCGGGCCGTGCAGGCGCAGTTAGCCGATCGCACCTCGTTTCAGGTGGCAGATGCCCTCGCGATGCCATTTGCAGATGGCAGCTTCGATCTGGTCTGGAGTCTTGAAAGTGGCGAGCACATGCCGGACAAACAGCGCTTTTTATCGGAATGTTGCCGCGTGCTCGCGCCTGGAGGGCAGTTGATTGTGGCCACTTGGTGCCACCGAGAGGGGGCACTGACAGCAGCAGAGCAGCAGCATTTAGCCCAGATTTACGATGTTTATTGCTTGCCCTACGTGGTGAGTTTGGGGGAGTACGAGGCGATCGCGCGATCGTTTCCCCTCGACAGCCTGCGCAGCGCCGATTGGTCTGCTGAGGTTGCCCCCTTTTGGGATTTGGTGATGGATTCTGCCAAGGATTTGAGGGTGTTGTTGAAAGTGCTGACAGCAGGATGGAGCACGGTGCGCGCCACCTTGGCTTTGCGATTGATGTCGCAGGGATACGCTCGCGGTCTGATTAAGTTTGGCTTGCTGACCGGGACGAAGGCGATCGCAGGTGACTGA